From Cydia splendana chromosome 4, ilCydSple1.2, whole genome shotgun sequence, one genomic window encodes:
- the LOC134790065 gene encoding protein windpipe, translated as MSILRAWASLLAMSVLLAPVLSSVCPGDCICTTTRDGLHRAACSNLAELYKFTLRQKHHNINILDLSHNNITKISRELDRLTEVVTLDLSTNGITEVSKFLNNAKKLVHLNLANNRIDRFSLAHLPTSVSSLDLTNNLLRDVPNNIGHLASLEHLELDGNPLDCTCDNIKARDRLLALNVHIDAVKCASPGKLKSRSWLELKAKDICKIKIETDPLDMMMGDQPPVHAVRIGEETTELKSMPLVASSDLDDGNVIHGEAQAEDDDNQQFLKVGHMSTVSHSDYIGTEGSGDVETATDSEIIMHKHAEDLNAEIQTTDDPREGSGEGSGFMPFDSDYDNESTSTSTIPPNYEDFHPTPVTPLFNDELNNTTTEFPLVEPPTLYAGGSDWHLKTDEPSTEKPAITPITRDTTVSEQIRITPAEVQETSSEENPAPHKTGTYVCIAIIVILLVGLIGFAIIKGQMRKRRDRRLLRQQKRDIENASKEMVDMNKSLLGKPAVLEPPIERKVNGKYELVPTHESYPKKSENGDIGNGIKHGDNNGVRTDSPRDTNQNKSSSKDNNLSEEPKQNESFQSTPASPDSKKDTHSLSSEDVFVPINDNEAPHLNGNTDMDLSQLLLNGDQNTESDFLSPSREYVPVYSPDMGRVRIKMTETPKPKTPVLVTRSRSNAGDIIITPSLDDSTRKSTT; from the coding sequence ATGAGTATACTCCGTGCATGGGCGAGCCTGCTGGCGATGTCGGTGCTGCTCGCGCCGGTCCTGTCCTCCGTCTGTCCAGGCGACTGCATCTGCACAACCACCCGCGACGGCCTCCACCGCGCCGCCTGCAGCAACCTCGCCGAACTATACAAGTTCACTCTCCGCCAGAAACATCACAACATCAACATCCTAGATCTGTCACACAACAACATCACCAAAATCTCCCGGGAACTCGACCGATTAACCGAAGTCGTCACGCTGGATCTATCGACTAATGGTATAACAGAAGTTAGCAAGTTTTTGAACAATGCGAAGAAATTAGTTCATCTTAATTTGGCTAACAATAGAATAGACAGGTTTTCACTTGCGCATCTTCCGACTAGTGTCAGTTCTTTAGATTTAACTAACAATCTGTTACGAGATGTGCCTAACAATATTGGTCATTTAGctagcttagagcatttagaatTGGACGGCAACCCGCTTGATTGTACCTGTGATAATATCAAAGCACGAGATCGTTTACTGGCCTTAAATGTTCATATAGATGCCGTAAAATGCGCTTCTCCCGGAAAACTTAAAAGCAGGTCATGGTTAGAACTGAAAGCAAAAGAcatatgtaaaataaaaattgaaacAGATCCCTTAGATATGATGATGGGTGATCAACCTCCAGTTCATGCCGTAAGAATTGGCGAAGAGACTACGGAATTGAAATCTATGCCTTTAGTCGCTTCTAGTGATTTAGATGATGGCAATGTAATACATGGCGAAGCTCAAGCAGAGGACGACGATAATCAACAATTTTTAAAAGTGGGGCATATGTCTACGGTATCTCATTCAGACTATATCGGAACTGAGGGTTCGGGAGATGTGGAAACTGCGACTGACTCTGAAATCATTATGCACAAGCACGCAGAGGATTTAAATGCTGAAATACAAACTACCGATGACCCGAGGGAAGGATCTGGCGAGGGTTCTGGTTTTATGCCTTTCGATAGCGATTATGACAATGAAAGTACTTCAACATCCACTATACCACCTAATTATGAAGACTTTCATCCAACTCCAGTCACGCCATTATTTAACGATGAATTAAATAACACCACAACAGAGTTTCCATTGGTTGAACCACCCACTTTGTACGCAGGAGGGTCTGATTGGCATCTCAAAACTGATGAACCATCGACTGAAAAACCCGCAATCACGCCAATTACTCGGGACACAACAGTGTCCGAACAAATTAGAATAACTCCGGCGGAAGTTCAGGAAACGTCGTCTGAAGAAAATCCTGCACCTCATAAAACTGGTACATATGTATGCATTGCAATTATTGTCATCCTATTAGTGGGGCTCATAGGATTTGCTATAATCAAAGGTCAAATGAGAAAACGCAGGGATAGGCGACTTTTACGACAGCAAAAAAGAGACATCGAAAATGCTTCCAAAGAAATGGTCGATATGAATAAGTCATTACTAGGTAAACCGGCAGTATTAGAACCTCCCATTGAAAGGAAAGTTAATGGTAAATATGAGCTCGTACCTACTCATGAAAGCTACCCAAAAAAGAGCGAAAACGGAGATATTGGTAATGGCATTAAACATGGAGATAACAATGGTGTTAGAACCGATAGTCCAAGAGACACTAATCAAAACAAAAGCAGTTCAAAAGATAATAACTTATCTGAGGAGCCTAAACAGAACGAATCTTTCCAGTCTACTCCAGCATCCCCTGATTCTAAAAAAGACACTCACTCTTTATCAAGTGAAGATGTTTTTGTGCCTATCAATGACAACGAAGCACCTCATTTAAATGGTAATACTGACATGGATTTGTCACAACTCCTACTGAATGGTGATCAGAACACAGAGTCCGATTTCTTATCGCCGTCTCGCGAATACGTTCCAGTGTATTCCCCCGACATGGGTCGAGTGCGAATCAAGATGACTGAGACGCCGAAGCCGAAAACTCCAGTACTCGTCACGAGGAGTCGGTCTAACGCCGGCGACATCATCATAACTCCGTCCTTGGACGACAGCACACGCAAGTCAACCACTTGA
- the LOC134790066 gene encoding insulin-like growth factor-binding protein complex acid labile subunit, producing MNHQLVLVAACVLLPLLTRSSSTFLDFDGRNSNDLCFICTCNDDRTTIDCSRRGLTEIPDGSGDMVQKLNISKNEISVFPTSLSRFYNLVTLDISSNQLRDLPENAFHNLTKLESLNLSSNEFEEWFNLNPNDFIKQAVNLKILDLSHNKFRKLGNLANQELLISSSLETLVLNDCEIESIHGRSPLSGLDNLRVLKLNNNPLLRIQGMVSTTLKSLYLSNCLLTTIGHNDLLYLPSLIYLRLSRNFRLDLSTASTNLFSDSIRYLDISYCNILQPSLQGFPNLRKVLINHNMIRYLRSNEFINNSKLEHLDLSYNNIGSLSSDTFKGLSILKYLDLSWNEIANVPEDSLLDMPALTYINLSRNYLTRVGHLRSLSLNTVDMSQCEITTIGKDSFEGLQSLVDINLSRNLLSHIPDSISSNTLQYLNLNYNRMSTISNYTFFMLPRLTGLGVIGNRFTVIWNRDYFQSNPYLERLDLSDNMWRCDCSDDNMYDFFEFVTLEPNKKEESYNLICNSPASVIGRTWLEACYYTWNPTEKGSSPDNVIWFIIVMIIGLALCLILVNAIKRSMKRRMASIQAERERQVEEARERLRQLRMRAEQEALCNAPDPRDLVAPPSYDEALSMPKLNASCRSLCEVGTEKSKRKRGRRKTKSSGDLLEETERNGDVTILNDLGRSQTPDNSRRRSRRRRPARYGSHEITELEHSPGARRRRMSAFGGDGADGDTEDSITVEVEADVERPLRPRNRSHSIDDDEPRESNF from the exons ATGAATCATCAACTCGTACTTGTGGCAGCATGTGTTCTGCTGCCTTTGCTGACACGAAGTTCGAGTACCTTCCTGGATTTTGATGGCAGAAATTCGAATGATTTGTGTTTTATCTGCACTTGCAATGATGATAGAACTACTATCGACTGTTCTAGAAGAGGACTCACTGAAATACCGGACGGATCTGGTGACATG GTACAGAAACTGAATATTTCAAAGAATGAAATATCGGTTTTTCCTACAAGTCTAAGCAGATTTTATAACTTGGTTACCCTTGATATCAGTTCGAATCAGCTGAGAGATTTGCCAGAAAATGCGTTTCATAATCTTACAAAATTAGAATCGCTAAATTTATCCAGCAATGAATTCGAAGAATGGTTTAACTTGAACCCAAATGACTTCATCAAACAGGCAGTGAACTTGAAAATATTGGATTTATCGCATAATAAATTTAGGAAACTCGGAAATTTGGCCAATCAAGAATTATTGATAAGTTCTTCATTGGAAACATTAGTCTTGAACGATTGTGAAATCGAATCCATACACGGCAGATCTCCATTGAGTGGACTTGACAACCTTAGAGTGCTAAAATTGAACAACAATCCTTTGTTAAGAATTCAAGGCATGGTATCAACTACTTTGAAAAGTCTTTACCTGAGTAATTGCCTACTCACTACGATTGGTCATAACGATCTGTTATACTTACCATCtttaatatatttgagattatcACGAAACTTTAGATTAGATCTATCAACAGCTAGCAcaaatttgttttcagattccatTAGATACTTAGATATTTCATATTGTAACATTCTGCAGCCCAGCCTACAGGGATTCCCTAATTTAAGAAAAGTTTTAATCAATCACAATATGATTAGGTACTTACGAAGTAATGAattcataaataatagtaaGCTCGAACATTTGGACTTGTCGTATAATAATATTGGGTCGCTAAGTTCGGACACCTTCAAAGGACTCAGCATATTGAAATATTTGGACTTATCGTGGAATGAAATTGCGAATGTACCTGAAGATAGTTTATTAGATATGCCAGCACTGACGTACATAAATCTTTCGAGAAATTATCTGACAAGAGTTGGACATTTGAGATCTCTATCCTTGAACACGGTGGACATGAGTCAATGCGAAATTACTACCATAGGAAAGGATTCCTTTGAAGGCTTACAATCACTAGTCGATATTAATCTCTCTCGCAACTTATTGTCACATATTCCTGATAGTATTTCGTCAAATACACTCCaatatttaaatttgaactACAATCGAATGAGTACCATAAGCAACTACACATTTTTTATGTTACCAAGGTTAACGGGATTAGGTGTTATTGGAAATAGATTCACTGTTATTTGGAACAGGGATTATTTCCAGTCAAATCCTTATTTAGAGCGGTTGGATCTTAGTGACAATATGTGGCGCTGTGATTGCAGTGATGATAACATGTATGATTTTTTCGAGTTTGTAACCTTGGAGCCTAATAAAAAAGAGGAATCTTATAATTTAATCTGTAATAGTCCGGCCAGCGTTATTGGACGGACTTGGTTGGAAGCATGCTACTATACATGGAATCCCACCGAAAAAGGGTCTAGTCCGGATAACGTCATCTGGTTTATTATTGTTATGATTATAGGTTTAGCTTTGTGTCTTATCTTAGTTAATGCTATCAAACGATCTATGAAACGTCGTATGGCGTCCATACAAGCTGAGCGGGAAAGACAAGTGGAAGAAGCAAGAGAGAGGCTAAGACAGCTGCGGATGAGAGCGGAGCAGGAGGCACTTTGCAATGCTCCGGACCCTCGGGACTTGGTCGCCCCACCATCATATGACGAAGCTCTCTCAATGCCAAAATTAAACGCGTCTTGTCGTTCTCTTTGCGAAGTTGGAACTGAGAAAAGTAAAAGGAAGAGAGGGCgcagaaaaacaaaatcaaGCGGAGACTTGCTCGAAGAGACTGAACGAAATGGAGATGTGACAATTCTGAATGATTTGGGTCGTAGTCAGACACCTGACAACAGTCGCAGGCGTAGTCGACGCAGGCGACCAGCTAGGTACGGTAGTCATGAAATAACTGAACTAGAACATTCACCCGGGGCTCGGCGCCGACGTATGTCCGCGTTCGGCGGTGACGGTGCCGACGGTGACACAGAAGACAGTATCACTGTAGAAGTGGAAGCAGATGTGGAGAGGCCCCTGCGACCTAGAAACCGAAGTCATTCTATTGACGACGACGAACCAAGGGAGAGTAATTTTTAA